In a single window of the Zea mays cultivar B73 chromosome 5, Zm-B73-REFERENCE-NAM-5.0, whole genome shotgun sequence genome:
- the LOC109939510 gene encoding protein TPR3-like, giving the protein MAPGRSPSPSVATRNSLSPQSLHPVNLPVNMRSVTYPQSQNYQQDDFHKTVARTLSQGSTPMSMDFHPLQQTLLLDNGHFSPSEKNLLEDLRGL; this is encoded by the exons ATGGCGCCGGGGAGGTCGCCGTCACCATCAGTCGCAACTCGCAACAGCCTCTCTCCACAGTCCCTGCACCCG GTGAATCTTCCGGTGAATATGCGGTCTGTGACTTATCCGCAGAGCCAAAATTACCAACAAGATGATTTCCATAAAACTGTTGCACGGACCTTGAGCCAAGGATCAACACCGATGAGCATGGATTTTCATCCACTTCAACAAACTCTTCTTCTTG ACAATGGCCACTTCTCCCCAAGCGAAAAAAATCTGCTAGAAGACCTTAGAGGGCTTTAA